A window of the Lepus europaeus isolate LE1 chromosome 5, mLepTim1.pri, whole genome shotgun sequence genome harbors these coding sequences:
- the NUB1 gene encoding NEDD8 ultimate buster 1 codes for MAQKKYLQAKLTQFLREDRIQLWKPPYTDENKEVGLALKDLAKKYSDKLDCCENEVEKIIEEIRCKAIERGTGNENYRTTGIATIEVFLPSRLRKDRKNLLETRLHVTGRELRSKIAETFGFQENYIKIVINKKQLQLGNTLEEQGVTHNVKAMVLELKQSEEDVRKNFQVEEEEQNEAELKEKRIQRTKRGLEILAERAEMVVDPETTPYLDITNQTGRSIKIPPSERKALMLAMGYHEKGRAFLKRKEYGIALPCLLDADRYFCECCRELLDTVDNYAVLQLDIVWCYFRLEQLECLDDAEKKLNLAQKCFKNCYGENHQRLVHIKGNCGKEKVLFLRLYLLQGIRNYHSGNGEEACEYLNKARQLFKELYIDPSKVHNLLQLGFTAQEARLGLRACDGNVDHAATHITNRREELAQIRKEEKEKKRRRLENINNLKGMGYSTHAAKQALHQASGNLEEALKILLSNPQMWWLNDSDPESSHQESPSQENIDQLVYMGFDAVVASTALRVFRGNVQLAAQTLAHNGGSLPPDLQLSGEDSSSTPSTSPSDSAGTSSASTDEDMETEAINEILEDIPEHEEDYLDSTLEDEEIIIAEYLSYVENIKSSTKKN; via the exons GACCTTGCTAAGAAGTACTCTGACAAGCTAGATTGCTGTGAAAATGAAGTAGAAAAGATAATAGAAGAAATACGTTGCAAAGCAATTGAGCGTGgaacaggaaatgaaaattatagaacaACAGGAATTGCTACAATTGAGGTATTTTTACCTTCAAGACTAAGAAAA GATAGGAAAAACTTGCTGGAGACCCGACTGCACGTCACTGGCAGAGAACTGAGGTCTAA AATAGCTGAAACCTTTGGATTTCaagaaaattatatcaaaattgtCATAAATAAGAAACAGCTTCAATTAG GAAACACCCTTGAAGAACAAGGAGTGACTCACAATGTCAAAGCAATGGTGCTCGAGCTGAAACAGTCTGAAGAGGATGTGAGGAAGAACTtccaggtggaggaggaggaacaaaatgaggcagaattaaaagaaaaacggATTCAGAGGACTAAGAGAGGACTGGAGATACTGGCAGAGAGAG CTGAGATGGTGGTGGATCCAGAAACGACACCTTACTTAGACATAACCAACCAGACGGGCAGATCAATCAAAATTCCCCCGTCGGAAAGAAAG GCCCTTATGTTAGCTATGGGATACCATGAGAAGGGCAGAGCTTTcctgaaaagaaaagaatacgGAATAGCCTTGCCGTGCCTGCTGGACGCTGACAGATATTTCTG TGAGTGCTGCAGAGAGCTGCTGGACACGGTGGACAACTATGCTGTGCTCCAGCTGGATATCGTGTGGTGTTACTTCCGCCTGGAACAACTGGAATGCCTTGATGacgcagaaaaaaaattaaacctggcccagaaatgctttaaaaattgttatggagaaaatCATCAGAGACTGGTCCACATAAAG GGAAATTGCGGTAAAGAAAAGGTGTTGTTTTTAAGACTCTACTTGCTTCAAGGTATCCGAAACTATCACAGTGGGAATGGTGAAGAGGCTTGTGAGTATCTCAACAAG GCACGCCAGCTCTTCAAAGAACTATATATCGATCCATCCAAAGTTCACAACTTGTTGCAGTTGGGATTTACGGCCCAGGAAGCCCGGCTTGGCCTGCGGGCATGTGACGGGAACGTGGATCACGCCGCCACTCACATTACCAACCGCAGAGAG GAACTGGCCCAGATCaggaaagaggagaaggagaagaagcgCCGCCGCCTGGAGAACATCAACAACCTGAAGGGCATGGGCTACTCTACACACGCGGCCAAGCAGGCGCTGCATCAGGCCAGCgggaacctggaggaagccctgAAG ATTCTCCTCAGTAACCCTCAGATGTGGTGGTTGAACGATTCGGACCCTGAGAGCAGCCATCAGGAAAGCCCTTCCCAGGAAAACATCGACCAA CTCGTGTACATGGGCTTTGATGCCGTGGTGGCCAGCACGGCGCTGAGAGTGTTCAGGGGCAACGTGCAGCTGGCGGCTCAGACCCTTGCCCACAACGGAGGCAGCCTCCCTCCGGATCTGCAGCTCTCGGGGGAGGACTCCTCCTCAACACCGTCCACGTCCCCTTCTGACTCTGCAG GAACTTCTAGTGCCTCGACTGATGAAGACATGGAGACTGAGGCCATCAACGAAATCCTGGAAGACATCCCAGAACACGAGGAAGACTACCTTGACTCCACTCTGGAGGACGAGGAGATTATTATTGCAGAGTACTTATCCTATGTAGAAAATATAAAGTCCTCAACAAAGAAAAACTAG